The following proteins are co-located in the Heliorestis convoluta genome:
- the rpsI gene encoding 30S ribosomal protein S9 gives MAQVQYLGTGRRKKSVARVRLVPGDGKFLVNNRSLTEYFGKKTLEMIVSQPLDLTKTEGRFDVLCNVHGGGTTGQAGAIRLGIARALLKADSGLRPALKRAGFLTRDPRMKERKKYGLKAARRAPQFSKR, from the coding sequence GTGGCTCAAGTACAATATCTTGGAACAGGTCGCCGGAAAAAGTCGGTTGCTCGTGTTCGACTCGTACCTGGTGATGGCAAGTTCCTAGTAAACAATCGTTCTTTAACAGAATACTTCGGTAAGAAGACTTTAGAAATGATCGTGAGTCAACCTCTCGATCTGACGAAGACAGAAGGTCGCTTTGATGTTCTGTGTAACGTCCATGGCGGTGGCACAACAGGTCAAGCGGGCGCCATTCGTTTGGGCATTGCCAGAGCATTGTTGAAAGCAGACAGTGGACTGCGCCCTGCCCTCAAAAGAGCAGGATTCTTAACGCGTGATCCACGCATGAAAGAAAGAAAAAAATACGGACTCAAAGCAGCTCGCCGTGCTCCTCAATTCTCCAAGCGCTAA
- the groL gene encoding chaperonin GroEL (60 kDa chaperone family; promotes refolding of misfolded polypeptides especially under stressful conditions; forms two stacked rings of heptamers to form a barrel-shaped 14mer; ends can be capped by GroES; misfolded proteins enter the barrel where they are refolded when GroES binds) — protein MAKMTVFNEEARRGLERGVNTLAEAVRVTLGPKGRNVVLEKKFGSPLITNDGVTIAKEIELDDPIENMGAQLVKEVATKTNDVAGDGTTTATILAQAIIREGMKNVAAGANPMVLKRGIQKAVERCVDEIKEIAKPIESKEAIAQVASISAADANIGSLIAEAMEKVGKDGVITVEESKGFTTDLEVVEGMNFDRGYISPYMVTDTDKMEAVLNEPYILITDKKISAIKDILPVLERIVQSGKQLMIIAEDVEGEALATLVVNKLRGTFTCVGVKAPGFGDRRKAMLEDIAILTGGQVITEEVGLKLENATVEMLGRARQVRITKEETILVDGAGAQESIKARIAQIRKQYEDSTSEFDKEKLQERLAKLAGGVAVIQVGAATETELKEKKLRIEDALNATRAAVEEGIVPGGGTALLNIQKALENVDVAAGDEATGVAIIKRALEEPIRQIANNAGLEGSVIVEKVKNLSAGQGFNAATETYEDMFAAGIVDPAKVTRSALQNAASIASMLLTTEAIVADKPEKKDAPAMPPGMGGMGGMDMM, from the coding sequence ATGGCTAAAATGACTGTTTTTAATGAAGAAGCACGTCGTGGTCTGGAAAGAGGCGTTAACACACTGGCTGAAGCAGTTCGTGTAACCCTCGGCCCCAAAGGTCGCAACGTTGTATTAGAGAAAAAATTTGGCTCTCCTTTGATCACCAACGATGGTGTTACGATTGCGAAAGAAATTGAACTAGACGATCCAATTGAGAACATGGGTGCTCAATTGGTCAAGGAAGTTGCTACTAAAACGAACGATGTAGCAGGTGACGGTACAACAACAGCTACAATCTTAGCCCAAGCAATCATCCGTGAAGGTATGAAAAACGTAGCTGCTGGTGCCAACCCCATGGTTCTAAAGCGCGGAATTCAAAAAGCTGTTGAGCGCTGCGTTGATGAGATTAAAGAAATTGCCAAGCCCATCGAGAGCAAAGAAGCGATCGCACAAGTTGCTTCCATCTCTGCTGCTGATGCCAACATCGGAAGCTTGATCGCAGAAGCAATGGAAAAAGTAGGAAAAGACGGTGTAATCACTGTAGAAGAGTCCAAAGGCTTTACCACTGACCTAGAAGTGGTAGAAGGCATGAACTTTGACCGCGGTTACATCTCCCCCTACATGGTAACAGACACTGACAAGATGGAAGCTGTTCTCAACGAACCTTACATCTTGATCACGGATAAAAAAATCTCTGCCATCAAAGACATCCTGCCTGTTCTTGAGCGTATCGTTCAAAGCGGCAAGCAACTGATGATCATCGCTGAAGATGTAGAAGGCGAAGCGCTTGCTACACTGGTTGTGAACAAACTTCGTGGCACCTTCACTTGCGTTGGCGTGAAAGCACCTGGCTTTGGCGACCGTCGTAAAGCCATGCTCGAAGATATCGCCATTCTCACCGGTGGTCAAGTGATCACTGAAGAAGTGGGCCTCAAGCTGGAAAATGCGACTGTTGAAATGCTAGGCCGTGCTCGTCAAGTTCGCATCACCAAAGAAGAGACCATTCTTGTAGACGGTGCCGGTGCTCAAGAAAGCATCAAAGCACGCATCGCCCAGATTCGCAAACAATATGAAGATTCCACTTCTGAGTTTGACAAAGAGAAGCTCCAAGAGCGTCTGGCTAAGCTAGCTGGTGGCGTTGCTGTCATTCAAGTCGGTGCTGCTACAGAAACAGAACTGAAAGAGAAAAAGCTGCGCATCGAAGATGCTTTAAATGCAACTCGTGCTGCTGTTGAAGAAGGCATTGTACCTGGTGGTGGTACAGCCCTGCTAAACATCCAAAAAGCATTAGAAAATGTTGATGTTGCTGCTGGCGACGAAGCTACAGGTGTTGCTATCATTAAGAGAGCACTCGAAGAGCCTATCCGTCAAATCGCCAACAACGCAGGTCTAGAAGGCTCTGTCATTGTTGAAAAAGTGAAGAACTTGAGTGCAGGCCAAGGTTTCAACGCTGCTACAGAAACCTATGAAGATATGTTTGCTGCTGGTATCGTTGACCCAGCCAAAGTAACTCGCTCTGCTCTACAAAACGCAGCTTCAATTGCTTCTATGCTATTGACAACAGAAGCCATTGTTGCTGATAAGCCTGAGAAGAAAGATGCTCCTGCAATGCCTCCAGGCATGGGTGGCATGGGCGGTATGGATATGATGTAG
- a CDS encoding chemotaxis protein CheA, translating into MDKSFMDEYLDLFYSEAKEQLELMSRDLLAIESGTSDEETIHQMFRAAHSLKGASASVGFQVVANITHNIEDLLGKVRDGQLALDARGIDAIFGALDFIQAILFQSQEVDSEKAEALVKQLEEACVDPRLTGTKEVKKGNSEEELNKIREKYAFSPTAREIEVIFQSDCMMKAVRAFLILNNLSEFGEVLESYPSQDELEMCEQNISSFHVFFDWQKGTVEEIYRVINVTDIKDIVMKALSDQEHSETKTENLEESPISAPLAVERSEKAVTRTVEKSSEKGTELIKVEASRLDHLMNLIGELLISQTRFARIHESYLEQHGNSNLGTDMSEETHHLARLTSQLQDGLMKTRMVPIGTVFNRFPRLVRDLARKVHKKINLVVEGQDTELDKSMVDLIGEPLMHLLRNALDHGIESPEERIKKGKPPEGTIILSASHEGSRILIKVADDGNGIDETKVLEKAKRLNLVEEGQELSKQEIYQLLFSAGLSTAQKVTDVSGRGVGMDVVKRNIMSLNGMIDVQSEKDQGSTFTIQLPITLAIIQGLLVSAEGEKFIVPLDNVLESFQLKDHEIDSIGGKEVFTVRGNIVPIKTIKEVLKIEEQADKPKRKYRSIVMVGLAEQRLGLEVDELLGQREIVIKSVNAPWLKMDLFAGATILGDGRVSLIINISTLFAHCLAQRSSE; encoded by the coding sequence ATGGACAAAAGCTTTATGGATGAATATCTTGATTTATTCTACTCTGAAGCGAAAGAACAACTTGAGTTGATGTCAAGAGATTTGCTAGCCATTGAATCAGGAACATCTGATGAAGAGACAATTCATCAAATGTTTCGGGCAGCCCATTCGTTAAAAGGAGCCAGTGCTTCTGTTGGCTTTCAAGTTGTAGCGAACATTACCCATAACATTGAAGATTTATTGGGAAAAGTTCGTGATGGTCAGCTTGCTCTTGACGCTAGAGGCATTGATGCTATATTTGGCGCCCTTGATTTTATCCAGGCGATTCTTTTTCAATCGCAAGAAGTTGATTCCGAAAAAGCAGAAGCTCTCGTGAAACAACTGGAAGAAGCTTGTGTTGATCCAAGGCTGACAGGTACAAAAGAAGTAAAAAAGGGCAATTCGGAAGAAGAACTGAATAAGATTCGGGAAAAATATGCTTTTTCGCCTACAGCGAGAGAGATTGAAGTAATCTTTCAAAGTGACTGTATGATGAAGGCGGTTCGAGCTTTTTTAATCCTGAATAACTTAAGTGAATTTGGTGAGGTTTTAGAAAGCTATCCTTCTCAGGACGAGCTGGAAATGTGTGAACAGAATATTAGTAGTTTTCACGTCTTCTTTGACTGGCAGAAAGGGACCGTAGAAGAAATCTACAGAGTTATCAACGTAACTGATATAAAAGATATTGTTATGAAAGCATTGTCTGATCAAGAACACAGCGAGACGAAGACAGAAAATCTTGAGGAATCGCCCATATCGGCGCCCTTGGCTGTGGAACGATCCGAAAAAGCAGTTACAAGAACCGTAGAAAAAAGCAGCGAAAAAGGTACAGAATTAATTAAAGTAGAAGCTTCTAGACTTGATCATTTGATGAATTTAATCGGTGAACTGTTGATCAGTCAGACCCGTTTTGCTCGCATCCATGAGAGTTATCTAGAACAACATGGTAATAGCAACTTGGGAACGGATATGTCCGAAGAAACGCATCACTTAGCCAGACTGACCAGTCAGCTACAAGACGGATTGATGAAAACACGCATGGTCCCGATTGGAACGGTATTCAATCGCTTTCCCAGGTTGGTCCGTGATTTAGCTAGAAAAGTTCATAAAAAGATTAACCTCGTAGTAGAAGGGCAGGACACAGAGCTTGATAAGTCCATGGTTGACTTAATTGGCGAACCGCTAATGCATCTTTTACGAAATGCCCTCGATCACGGCATTGAGTCACCAGAAGAAAGAATAAAAAAGGGTAAGCCACCAGAAGGAACGATTATCTTATCAGCCAGTCATGAAGGAAGTCGGATCTTAATCAAAGTAGCCGATGATGGCAATGGTATCGACGAAACAAAAGTACTAGAGAAAGCAAAGCGCTTGAACTTAGTGGAAGAAGGACAAGAACTCTCTAAGCAAGAGATCTACCAACTCCTTTTCTCAGCAGGATTAAGCACAGCCCAAAAAGTTACTGATGTATCAGGTCGAGGCGTCGGGATGGACGTGGTAAAGAGAAATATTATGTCTCTCAATGGCATGATAGACGTGCAATCAGAAAAAGACCAAGGCAGTACTTTTACCATTCAATTGCCAATTACGCTTGCTATTATTCAAGGACTTCTTGTTTCAGCAGAAGGAGAAAAATTCATCGTTCCTCTTGATAATGTCTTAGAAAGTTTTCAGCTAAAAGATCATGAAATCGATTCTATTGGTGGCAAAGAAGTATTTACCGTCCGTGGCAACATTGTTCCCATTAAGACTATAAAAGAAGTATTGAAGATAGAAGAACAGGCTGATAAGCCAAAAAGAAAATACAGGTCTATCGTAATGGTCGGTTTAGCAGAGCAAAGATTGGGTCTTGAAGTAGATGAATTGCTCGGTCAGAGAGAAATCGTTATCAAATCAGTGAATGCACCCTGGCTAAAAATGGATCTATTTGCAGGGGCAACTATACTGGGTGATGGTCGAGTATCCTTAATTATCAATATATCCACTTTATTTGCCCATTGCTTAGCACAAAGAAGTAGTGAATAA
- the truA gene encoding tRNA pseudouridine(38-40) synthase TruA: MNKRRVSFIVAYDGTHYHGFQTQDNPALPTIQDELHQAIKTLTGEETKITCAGRTDAGVHARGQVIDFATTSKIPDEKFHLAMNALLPKDIAVLKAETVSADFHSRFQALGKQYRYSIYNHAIPSPFHRQYSYQVFPALDLEAMSEGAQAFVGTYDFSAFCAAGSSVKDFVRTIWHCELTKTEEGLIHLDIVGNGFLYNMVRIIAGTLIDVGKGKIDPTQIKEIIQRKERSRAGTTAPPQGLCLLKVWYNELDFPFK; the protein is encoded by the coding sequence ATGAACAAACGTCGAGTTTCTTTTATCGTAGCTTATGACGGGACTCATTATCATGGCTTTCAGACACAAGACAACCCTGCTTTGCCGACCATCCAAGATGAGCTCCATCAAGCCATTAAAACACTAACAGGTGAAGAAACAAAAATTACTTGTGCAGGACGTACGGATGCTGGTGTCCATGCTCGGGGACAAGTTATAGACTTTGCAACTACATCAAAAATACCGGATGAGAAATTTCATCTAGCTATGAACGCTCTGCTGCCAAAAGATATTGCTGTTCTCAAAGCAGAAACCGTCTCCGCTGATTTTCATTCACGCTTTCAAGCTCTAGGTAAACAATATCGTTATAGCATCTATAATCATGCCATTCCGTCGCCTTTTCATCGTCAGTATAGCTATCAAGTCTTTCCTGCCTTAGATCTAGAAGCTATGAGCGAAGGGGCCCAGGCTTTTGTGGGCACCTATGACTTTTCTGCTTTTTGTGCAGCAGGATCTTCCGTCAAGGATTTTGTACGCACCATATGGCACTGTGAACTTACGAAGACAGAAGAAGGCCTTATTCATCTTGATATCGTTGGTAACGGCTTTCTCTATAATATGGTCCGTATCATAGCAGGTACATTGATTGATGTAGGCAAAGGGAAGATAGATCCTACTCAGATAAAAGAAATCATTCAAAGGAAAGAGCGAAGTCGAGCTGGCACAACAGCACCACCACAAGGATTATGTTTACTAAAAGTTTGGTACAATGAGCTTGACTTTCCTTTTAAATAG
- a CDS encoding methyl-accepting chemotaxis protein, which yields MRWIRNMRIAQKLLFLILLAAISLAAIGYTGYYYMTQMNNSAQEMYFDRLVPVKELNEALTSLKTIELEMEQLFDAQGSMESQAIVQTIEQEKEQIHQIIRSFEQTFLLAYESERIPRLKDALATYQREEERIITMALRGQQEEAQRYYDEVATPHIERANVVLQELAAFNASVAEELQVTSAQAFERAFLIIVGITIFAIVFSVFLGLYISRIIVQPIQQLETLMAQAKKGDLTGKGILLSTDETGSLTQSFNQMMEQLQNFVRQVQEGSQTVAATSQQISASAEEMAAGAQSQADQVQALSTLLSEMANAANQMAQSSEKAALASERASNTTQEGGTTILKTIEGMDEVASHVTKLGENSEKIGEIVEMIDDIASQTNLLALNAAIEAARAGDAGKGFAVVAEEVRKLAERSSGATKEIALLIKNIQSITEKAVQSAGDGRMLVQQAGEAFEEIQTQVTETNREVTEIAAAAEEQAALSEESSNAVQSVAAITEETSAAAEETAGATEASANQAMELQEAAKKFTI from the coding sequence ATGCGCTGGATTCGCAATATGAGGATTGCTCAAAAATTGTTGTTTTTAATATTATTAGCAGCAATCTCATTAGCAGCCATAGGCTATACTGGTTATTACTATATGACCCAGATGAATAACAGTGCCCAAGAGATGTACTTTGATCGTCTTGTGCCTGTTAAAGAACTTAATGAAGCACTTACGTCATTAAAAACGATTGAACTAGAGATGGAACAGCTTTTTGATGCACAGGGATCGATGGAAAGCCAGGCAATTGTTCAAACCATTGAGCAAGAAAAGGAGCAAATACATCAAATCATTAGAAGTTTTGAACAAACCTTTTTACTGGCCTATGAAAGTGAGCGCATACCAAGATTGAAAGATGCGCTGGCTACATACCAAAGAGAAGAAGAAAGAATTATCACAATGGCCCTTCGAGGTCAACAAGAGGAAGCACAGCGTTACTATGATGAAGTAGCAACGCCACATATTGAGCGGGCCAATGTAGTACTACAAGAATTAGCCGCTTTTAATGCATCGGTAGCAGAAGAACTTCAAGTAACATCGGCCCAGGCTTTCGAAAGAGCTTTTCTAATCATAGTAGGAATTACAATCTTTGCAATTGTCTTTAGTGTCTTTTTAGGTCTCTATATCTCCAGAATAATTGTTCAACCAATTCAACAGTTGGAGACATTAATGGCTCAAGCAAAAAAAGGTGACTTAACAGGCAAGGGAATCCTTTTGTCTACCGATGAGACAGGAAGCCTAACCCAATCATTTAATCAAATGATGGAGCAATTACAAAATTTCGTTAGACAAGTTCAAGAAGGTTCTCAAACAGTGGCTGCAACAAGTCAACAGATCTCAGCTTCTGCAGAAGAAATGGCAGCCGGGGCACAATCACAAGCGGATCAAGTGCAGGCTTTGTCAACACTTTTATCAGAAATGGCCAATGCAGCCAACCAAATGGCACAATCATCAGAAAAAGCAGCCTTAGCATCTGAGCGAGCTAGCAATACAACACAAGAAGGCGGTACAACGATTCTAAAAACGATCGAAGGCATGGATGAGGTTGCATCTCATGTTACGAAGCTAGGAGAGAACTCAGAAAAGATTGGTGAAATTGTGGAAATGATTGACGATATTGCTTCTCAGACCAATCTTCTCGCACTCAATGCAGCCATTGAAGCAGCAAGAGCCGGTGACGCTGGAAAAGGTTTTGCTGTTGTAGCCGAAGAGGTACGTAAATTGGCAGAACGTTCTAGTGGAGCAACCAAAGAAATTGCTTTGTTAATTAAAAATATCCAGTCTATTACGGAGAAAGCAGTACAGTCAGCTGGTGATGGACGAATGTTAGTACAACAAGCTGGAGAAGCTTTTGAAGAGATACAAACTCAAGTGACCGAGACAAATCGTGAAGTCACAGAAATTGCCGCCGCTGCCGAGGAACAAGCAGCATTATCGGAGGAATCATCTAATGCTGTCCAGAGCGTAGCCGCTATAACGGAAGAAACATCGGCAGCAGCCGAGGAAACAGCGGGCGCCACGGAAGCTTCGGCCAACCAAGCAATGGAACTACAAGAAGCAGCGAAGAAGTTCACGATATAA
- the groES gene encoding co-chaperone GroES: protein MNIKPLADRVVVKPLEAEEKTASGIIMPDTAKEKPQQGEIVAVGAGRLLENGERAAIEVAVGDRVIYSKYSGTEVKLEGTEYLILNERDILAVL, encoded by the coding sequence ATGAACATCAAGCCTCTCGCTGATCGTGTTGTCGTGAAGCCTTTAGAAGCAGAAGAAAAAACGGCAAGCGGCATCATTATGCCTGACACAGCCAAAGAAAAGCCTCAGCAAGGAGAAATCGTTGCCGTTGGTGCAGGTCGTCTGCTTGAAAACGGTGAAAGAGCTGCCATAGAAGTTGCTGTAGGCGACCGTGTTATTTACAGCAAATACTCTGGTACAGAAGTAAAGTTGGAAGGTACAGAGTATCTAATCCTCAACGAGCGGGACATTCTGGCTGTACTGTAA
- a CDS encoding methyl-accepting chemotaxis protein: MKRFLKIKVGSRILLVILFSTIVLISIGIFGMYNLQVLNEEIDIMYEESLHPTRYLGEVKANLQAYRVTIYNHYLATTVEEKDIWRQRGQNYLTELGANLALYKESNLEAEEQRLLNDIEAALREYTPIVDRSIQESLNGNVQGATQIAGQARNIALTLDESLENLILLQVRLAGEAKAHTDTLYNSTRNTMILIIAAGALISFGLGYYVSRTIARPLEDLEKIATKISKGDLTENAQHTEGDDELSSLSRSIHVMVINLRQFVKKVQEGAEAVAASSQQLSASSEQMASGSQAQAEEAQSISTMMTDMAGAANQVAQSAQKAALASDSTTASTVEGASIIDKTVSGMDNVSNNVMNLGRSSEKIGEIVEMIDDIASQTNLLALNAAIEAARAGDAGKGFAVVADEVRKLAERSGMATKEIATLIKGIQADTDKAVDAVKSGREYTQKAGEAFNTIQDQVRQTAGEVNEIAAAAEEQAATSDQATKAVQSVAAIAEETSAGVEEMAGAIQSMSHLATELQEAATKYKV; the protein is encoded by the coding sequence ATGAAGCGATTTTTAAAAATTAAAGTAGGTAGCCGTATCTTGCTTGTAATTCTTTTTTCTACAATTGTCTTGATATCGATTGGTATCTTCGGAATGTATAATCTACAAGTTCTAAATGAAGAAATTGATATCATGTATGAAGAAAGTCTGCACCCAACACGTTATTTAGGAGAAGTTAAAGCGAACTTACAAGCCTATCGAGTTACCATTTACAATCATTACTTAGCCACTACGGTAGAAGAGAAAGACATCTGGAGACAAAGGGGTCAAAATTATCTTACAGAATTAGGGGCGAACTTAGCGCTTTATAAAGAAAGCAACTTAGAGGCTGAAGAGCAAAGATTGCTTAATGACATAGAAGCAGCTCTTCGAGAATATACGCCCATTGTTGATAGAAGTATACAAGAAAGCTTAAATGGCAACGTGCAAGGGGCGACGCAAATAGCAGGTCAAGCCCGTAATATAGCCTTAACACTGGATGAGAGCTTGGAAAACCTAATTCTACTACAAGTGCGCCTGGCCGGAGAAGCAAAAGCGCATACCGATACACTATACAATTCTACTCGGAATACAATGATACTGATTATTGCTGCAGGTGCTCTTATATCCTTTGGATTGGGGTACTACGTTTCACGTACTATCGCACGCCCCTTAGAAGATCTTGAAAAAATAGCAACTAAAATTTCAAAAGGCGATCTAACGGAAAATGCACAACATACCGAAGGTGATGACGAATTATCTTCACTATCCCGCTCTATCCATGTTATGGTCATCAATTTACGACAGTTTGTCAAAAAAGTTCAAGAAGGTGCCGAAGCCGTAGCTGCTTCTAGTCAACAGCTTTCTGCATCATCAGAACAAATGGCCAGTGGATCGCAAGCACAGGCTGAAGAAGCACAAAGCATCTCTACGATGATGACCGATATGGCTGGAGCAGCCAATCAAGTAGCCCAATCCGCACAGAAAGCAGCCCTTGCTTCCGATAGCACGACTGCTTCAACGGTAGAAGGCGCCTCCATCATAGATAAAACGGTGTCCGGAATGGATAATGTGTCGAATAACGTTATGAACTTAGGACGAAGCTCGGAAAAAATCGGAGAAATTGTAGAAATGATTGATGACATTGCCTCCCAGACCAACTTACTGGCTTTGAATGCAGCCATTGAAGCAGCCCGTGCTGGTGATGCAGGAAAAGGTTTTGCCGTTGTCGCTGACGAAGTACGCAAGCTCGCAGAGCGTTCTGGTATGGCAACGAAAGAAATCGCCACACTGATTAAAGGAATTCAAGCAGATACGGATAAAGCAGTAGACGCTGTGAAGTCAGGGAGAGAATATACACAGAAAGCTGGTGAAGCTTTTAACACCATTCAAGATCAAGTGAGGCAAACAGCAGGAGAGGTGAATGAAATCGCTGCTGCTGCAGAAGAGCAAGCTGCAACTTCTGATCAAGCAACCAAAGCTGTTCAGAGTGTAGCTGCCATTGCCGAAGAAACGTCGGCCGGAGTAGAAGAAATGGCTGGAGCGATTCAGTCCATGTCCCATCTGGCTACAGAATTACAAGAAGCAGCAACGAAATACAAAGTATAA
- a CDS encoding DNA-directed RNA polymerase subunit alpha, with protein MLEIEKPKIECVASSEDATYGKFVVEPLERGYGVTLGNSLRRILLSSLPGAAVTSVKIDGVLHEFSTIPGVVEDTTDIILNLKLLSLKMHSDEPQVLRIEAEEEGVVTAADIQLNSEVEILNPELPIATLSKGARFFMEITVEKGRGYVSAVKHKKSEHVIGVIPVDANFAPVRKVNFRVEDTRVGQITDYDRLILEVWTNGSLSPEEATSLSAKIMIEHLKLFVGLTENPDDESTGNIMVEKEERPQDKILDMTIEELDLSVRSFNCLKRAGINTVRDLTMKTEEDMIKVRNLGRKSLEEVDIKLTSLGLSLRKSDD; from the coding sequence ATGCTGGAAATCGAAAAGCCGAAGATAGAATGTGTCGCTAGCAGCGAGGATGCCACATACGGAAAATTTGTTGTGGAGCCCCTGGAGCGCGGTTACGGCGTAACCCTGGGCAATTCGCTACGGCGAATCCTATTGTCCTCCTTGCCTGGGGCTGCCGTTACTTCGGTAAAGATCGATGGGGTTCTTCATGAGTTCTCCACTATCCCCGGAGTCGTAGAGGACACAACGGATATCATTTTGAACCTAAAGCTTCTTTCTTTGAAAATGCATAGCGATGAACCACAAGTTCTACGCATTGAAGCAGAAGAAGAAGGCGTAGTTACAGCAGCTGATATCCAACTTAATTCTGAAGTTGAAATTCTTAACCCAGAACTACCGATTGCCACGCTCTCTAAAGGAGCTCGCTTTTTTATGGAGATTACAGTGGAAAAAGGTAGAGGCTATGTTTCGGCTGTCAAACATAAAAAGTCGGAACATGTTATCGGTGTCATTCCTGTGGATGCGAACTTTGCTCCTGTGAGAAAAGTTAATTTCCGCGTGGAAGATACACGAGTTGGTCAAATTACAGACTACGATCGGTTGATACTAGAAGTGTGGACCAATGGTAGCCTGAGTCCAGAAGAAGCGACAAGCTTATCTGCAAAAATCATGATCGAACATCTGAAGCTTTTTGTCGGTCTCACAGAAAACCCTGATGATGAAAGTACCGGGAACATCATGGTCGAAAAAGAAGAACGTCCACAGGATAAAATTCTTGATATGACCATCGAAGAATTGGATCTTTCTGTCCGTTCTTTTAACTGTCTGAAGCGAGCAGGTATTAATACTGTGCGAGACTTGACGATGAAAACAGAAGAAGACATGATCAAAGTGCGGAACTTAGGTCGTAAGTCTCTTGAAGAAGTGGACATAAAATTGACTAGCCTGGGTCTCTCATTACGCAAATCTGATGATTGA
- the rplQ gene encoding 50S ribosomal protein L17 has translation MAYRKFSRHTGHRRAMLRNIVTSLLKHGKVTTTEPKGKELRRIAEKMITLGKRGDLHARRQALAYLEEETVVTQLFTEIAPKYATRQGGYTRLMKAGYRRGDAAPMCIVELV, from the coding sequence ATGGCATATCGTAAGTTTTCTCGTCATACAGGTCATCGTCGTGCCATGCTGCGCAATATTGTAACTTCTCTTCTGAAGCACGGCAAAGTCACTACGACAGAGCCAAAAGGAAAAGAGTTGCGTCGTATCGCCGAGAAAATGATTACTCTTGGAAAACGTGGAGACCTTCACGCTAGACGTCAAGCTCTTGCTTATTTGGAAGAAGAGACTGTCGTAACTCAACTTTTTACCGAGATTGCTCCGAAGTATGCAACTCGACAAGGCGGTTATACTCGATTGATGAAAGCTGGATATCGTCGTGGTGACGCAGCGCCCATGTGCATCGTAGAACTGGTATAA
- the rplM gene encoding 50S ribosomal protein L13, translated as MSTFMAKTNEVERKWYVIDAAGKPLGRVASEAARLLRGKHKTIFTPHVDTGDHVIVINAEQAVLTGKKLSQKMYYHHSRYPGGMKLVSYGTLMQNRPERAMEKAIKGMLPKNRLGAQMYRKLKVYKGGEHPHEAQKPEVWNFGE; from the coding sequence ATGAGCACCTTCATGGCGAAGACCAATGAAGTTGAACGAAAATGGTACGTCATTGATGCGGCTGGAAAGCCTCTTGGACGAGTCGCATCCGAAGCCGCTCGACTGTTACGCGGCAAGCATAAGACTATCTTTACACCCCACGTTGACACGGGTGACCATGTCATTGTTATCAATGCAGAACAAGCTGTCTTAACAGGGAAAAAGTTAAGCCAGAAAATGTACTATCATCACTCACGCTATCCAGGCGGCATGAAGCTAGTTAGCTATGGTACATTGATGCAGAATCGTCCAGAACGAGCTATGGAAAAGGCTATCAAAGGCATGTTGCCAAAGAATCGTCTGGGCGCACAAATGTATCGCAAGTTAAAAGTGTATAAAGGCGGAGAGCATCCCCATGAGGCTCAAAAGCCAGAAGTTTGGAACTTCGGTGAGTAG
- a CDS encoding STAS domain-containing protein, giving the protein MKEKEGITVLRFYGSIGAANAQKLKLAFQKLPEENDRLIINLGVSFITSEAIGYLIQIYKKYKEKKGDIVLCNISDNVRTVLEMIRLHKVITIVENEEKAVAYFYQESK; this is encoded by the coding sequence ATGAAAGAAAAAGAAGGTATAACGGTACTTCGTTTTTATGGCAGCATTGGAGCAGCGAATGCACAAAAATTAAAATTGGCCTTTCAAAAGTTGCCGGAAGAAAATGATAGGTTGATTATAAATCTTGGTGTTAGCTTCATTACCAGTGAGGCTATTGGATACCTTATTCAAATCTATAAAAAATATAAAGAAAAGAAAGGTGACATAGTTCTTTGTAATATTTCCGATAACGTTCGTACCGTATTAGAGATGATAAGGCTTCACAAAGTAATTACTATTGTAGAGAACGAAGAAAAAGCAGTCGCTTATTTTTACCAGGAAAGCAAATAG